In the Desulfobacterales bacterium genome, TGAATCATTGGCGTCGATCACGCTGACGGTCCCGGGTCGGCAGCCGCTCACAAGCCGCAGGAAGATCCGCAGGCGGTTGGGATTGGACAGGGCTTTGAAAATATCAGCAAATTTTTCAATATTTTTGGTTTTATTGTTCGGCATATATCGAACTATAGTCAGCGCCGCAGTTTTTGTCAAGCATTTTTTTACATGGTCATCCAAAAAGCCATAGCAAGGTGCGTGGCCGCCATAATAATCCGATTCTGCGCGTGTGAAACTCACGCATAAGGGGGCGGTGCACGGAACCGGATCGAACCCGCAGCATCCCTTCAAGCATGAATTCGATAATGGATGATACCGAAAACGATCTTTATGCGGTTCCATCCAACGCGCCCTAATCCGTTCAGACAGTCACACGCTTCAAATCGAATCACCATGGCGACTTCGTTTAAGTCCAGTTAGATTTTATAGATAACCAGTGTTTTTATTCTACCGATATTCACCCGGGTGTTGAAAAAAAACGCTAATTGATGTTATGAAACAAATAAAAGGCTCACAGGAGTTTTCATTGGAAAAAATCAACGGATCCGTACCGCTGTACAAGCAGCTTAAAAAAAGTCTTTACGATCAGATTGAAACCGGGCTTTTCAAGCCGGGCCAGTTAATACCTTCGGAGAGAAGTCTCTGTCAGCAATACAGTATGAGCCGCATCACGGTGCGGCGCTGTATTGAAGAGATGACCAATGAAGGCATGCTTTACCGCAAACATGGAAAGGGGACATTTGTCGCCCCGTCAAAGATTAAGCAGGGGCTGGCGCGCATCGTCAATTTCAGCCGGACGGTTCTGGAGCTGGGTTTGAAGCCTTCCACTGCGATTCTGTCCATGGAGTCGATCGCCGCCGATGCGCATGTGTCAAAGGTCTTTAATCTGCCCATTGCCACGCTTTTTCAAAAGCTGGCGTTACTGGGCAAGGGGGATGAAGACCCCCTGGTGTTGTATGAATCCTTTTTTCATCCGAAAATCGGTCGGAAGATGATCGGGGAAGCGATAGGTCGGGGAAAAAAGGGAATTCCTTTTTCAACATACGATCTGTACGGAGAACCCACCGGTATTTTCCCGGCCACGGTCAATCAGACCTTTGAGGCGACGGCAGCCGATGACCGCTTGTCCCAGGTCCTGAATCTGGAAAAGGGTGCGCCGGTATTGCTGATTACATCGATTTTCCTGAATGGAAATCAGGAACCCCTTGAGTTCCGCAAGGCCACCTATCGTGCCGACAGATATAAATTTCATATCCTCAGAGAATTCTCCGCATAGCTGAAGCTAAATTGATGTCCGCTAAAAGTCGATCAACTCTCTTCCTCCAACTGATACTTCATTGCTGCATCTGATGCCTGTCTTGAGTCGCTCAAATCGGAAAGAATTTTACGAAAAAGTGTGTAACAGAATAATATAATTTGAAATTAATTTTTTTAAAATTTTTCTTGACACGCTGCCCACAACACTGGTAATTACCAGCATAACTGGTAATTACCAGTCCGTCTTTTCACTTCACTTTTATGCTCCATTAAGGGAGGGCATCAAACGTTCGTAATCCGGCAGCAGTCAAAACGGCATCAATCCAAATCAGCTTTACAAGGTTAAGCGTGTTTGGTTATATTTTTATTGCGCCTTATCTGGGGGGAGTCTGGCAGATGCGGGGGCTCTCCTGGCGATTTCTGTTCAACTCCATTTATTATTCACCCTTGGGGATCTACGGCTCGGTGACCGGCATGTCGGCAACCTTCATCGCTATGTTCGTGGTTTTTGGTGCGCTGCTTTCGGTTTCAATCCTCTCACCGGCGCTGTTAAAGCTGGGGGTCGATGTAGTGGCGGCACACCTGTTTTTCATTTACTGGGGGGTGCTGGGCGCCATCACGCCGCCGACATGCGAAGCGGCGGTGGTGGCCGCCGGCATTTCAAAAGGAGACTGGATGAAAACCGGCCTCGAAGCGATGAAACTCGGGGCGGTCGCTTTTTGCGTGCCCTACTTCATGGTGATTCATCCGGCGCTTGCTGCAAGGGGAGCGCCTGGGGACATCGTTTTTGCAGCGGTAACCGGTTTTATCGGGGCGCTCACCATGGCCTATGGTCTTTTCGGATGGAAAGACAGCGACTTTAACATCCCGCTGCGGGGACTGTTTTTCATCGGCGGTGCGTTGTTGCTTTTTCCCGGTTTTACACTCTCGCTGAGCGGATTTGGCCTGACGGTCGTCGCGCTGGTTTTGAACAAGCTGATTACGCCGAGAGCCTTAGTGTCCGCCTGAGTTGAGAATTAGGGTAATCAATTAATATTGCCCTCAAAGAGGATTTTTTTATGACTTATAACATTACTCTCTTAAGCCTATTTTGGACAAGAGTGAAAATAATAAAACATACTATTTGAGGTGAACAATATGGGCGAGAATGAACGACTTACCAAAATAGGAGATGCACTCGATCGACTCATTACTGTGGATGTGAAGGCAAGGGGAAGTATCCCTATCCTTTATAATTTTGCCAGAGAAAAATTTAATGAACCGTTGACGATGCTGGCCGCCAAACGATTGAAAGAGCGCGTCACAAAAAGAAGTGTTGTCCTGATTGCGACAGGCTGGCCTGATCGCCCTTGGATAAACCCGGCAATTGCCGAGCTGGACGGTCCTCCCGGTGCAGCAGCGCTGGCCCGCGGGCTGCATATCGGTCTCAATGCGGTACCCATCGTTCTAATTGAGCAACAATTAACGGAAGCTATGAAAGCATGCCTGACCGGGGCCGGTTTCAGGATTATGGAAGCACCCGAAGCAGTGGCCGCTATCTCCTCGCCGTCACCGATTCATGGATGCGCGGTGCTGCCTTTTCCCGTAGACCGGCAAAAGGCGCAAGAGCGCGCTTTTGAGCTGATTGAGACTTTTTCTCCCACAGCGGTTATCGCCATTGAAAAGGGTGGCATGAACGAAAAGGGTGTCATTCATAATAGCAGGGGGGTTGATACGACTGCAGATATGGCAAAAGTCGATATGCTGATGGAAGCGGCTGCCGCCAAAAATATTTTAACTATTGGGATCGGCGACGGCGGCAACGAGATTGGTATGGGCACCATTGGTGAAGTTATCAGAAAACATATTCCATATGGCGCCAAGTGTCAGTGCCCCTGCGGCGGGGGGCTCGCACCGGCCACTGTCACCGATGCTGTCGTTCCGGCAACGGTCTCCAACTGGGGCGCCTATGGAATACTAGCAGCCTTGGCCGTCTTATCCAAATCTTCAGCAATACTCCATGATCCCCGGGTGGAGGCTCGAATTCTACGCATGGGCGCAGATGCAGGGCTCATCGACGGCATGACGGGTTTTTGCATTCCCGGGGCGGACGGTATGGAAGACGGGATGCATATGGCCATGATTACTCTCCTGTCGGGAGTGGTCGAAGCCGCTATTTCTCCAGGCTATCTTTCCCGCTGATGTCTATCGGGATTTGAGAGCACCTATATCCAAACATATAAAAAAAGGAGGAAAAAAAATGAGAAAAAAAAAGTTTCTACTATGGTTAACCGGAGCAATTTTGGCGAGCATGATGGTCGCGGGGACCGCAATAAATGCCTTTTCTTTTAAAGAAGAGGATCTGGTCGTTATGTCGTCGGTTGTGGGAGGGGTAGGATTTCAGTATTCCACCGGGGTTGCCAAGGTTATCAAAAAAGTTGCTCCGGATATTCGCCTTACGATGGAATCAACCTCTGGTTATATCGATAATGCCAAAAGAATGTTTGTCGGTTATGGACACATGGGATTGGTCGCACATGATACCGCCAGAATGGCGCATGCCAAAAAGGGCGTATTCGCGGGTAAAGGGACTCCGCTGTATGTTATTGCGCCTATTCACCAATTGCAGTGGCATATCATCGTCAATGCCGATTCGCCCATTAAGACCATATGGGACCTTAAGGACAAACGCGTTAATCTCCAGCCCAAGGGCAGTTCTGCGGAAAAGACAGGCACCAGCATATTCAGTGAACTGAATATCCCCATCACGCCCTCTTACCATCGCCATAGCGAAGCGGCCCAGGCGCTTAAGACCGGTATGATTGATGCCCACTTTCTAGGTGGATCGACCCCGGTTTTTATGGAATATTCCATGAGCACACCGATAAGGGTCATCGAATTTTCAGATGCTGACGTAAAAAAAATTAAAGAAAAACTTCCGCATCTTTCTCCCAGCCGCTTTCCAAGCGGCGCCTACTATAAGGGAACCCCGGACTCTGTTCAAAATATCGCCACCTGGGCACTGATGATGTGCAGGGCCGATGTGTCTGACGATCTTGTATACGCAATCGCCAAAGGAATTCATGAACACAAGAAACTTATCGTTGAAGCAGCCAAAGGCGCTGAGGTAATCGATCTGAAAAACATCGGATATGTAACGGTGCCGGTGCATAAAGGCGCCATTAAGTATTACAAAGAAAAGGGGGCTGAAATACCTGCAGCAGCGATGCCTTAAAACCTCATGCTGCTGTTTTCTACCCGGAAAAATATTTCCGGGTAGAAAACCCATCCAATAGGTGAGGGAAAATATGCAACCACGCAAACTGTTTTTCTTTATCAGGCAAGAACACATCACATATTATTTACGTGTTATCGCATTGATCACTGCAATTTTTCATTTGTACACGGCTGCCACGCTTCCTTTTGACGTTTTCGTTCAGCGCGGTGTTCACCTGTCGTTTGTGCTGGCGATGGTGTTTTTCCTTAAGCCTTTAAACAAAAACCATCCCTCTGAAATTGACTTTTTTATTGTGCTGCTCGCCTGGTTGTGCTGCGGTTACTTTATCCTGAACTGGGAGGCAATTAGAGAACAGAGCGGCATTCCCTTAGGCATCCAGTCCCTTATCGGCCTGGTCACCGTGGTGTTAATACTGGAAGCAACCCGTCGCAGCACCGGATGGGCTCTTCCTATTCTGGTATTCTGTTTTCTATTTTATGCTAAATTCGGAAATATTTTTCCCCGCTCTTGGGGATTTCCCGGTCTTTCGTTTGACAGAATCTTTGGCTATCTTTACCTGACCTCCGACGGCATTTGGAGCCTTCCACTTGGGGTATCGTCGACCGTACTTGTTTTGTTTATGATCTTTGGTTCTATTCTCAATAGTGCGGGGGTTGGAAATTTTTTTACGGATTTTTCTTTTGCATTGGCCGGGAGGCTGGCGGGCGGTCCGGCACAAGTAGCGGTCATCAGCAGCGCGCTTCTGGGAACCGTAACCGGCAGTTCCACCGCAAATGTGGCCACCACCGGCTCGTTTACTATACCCTTGATGAAAAGCAAAGGGTATCAACCTCACTTTGCCGCTGGGGTAGAAGCGGTCGCTTCAACCGGGGCCCAAATCATGCCGCCGATTATGGGAGCCGGCGCCTTCATCATGGCGGACATGCTCAATATTCCTTACTCAAACATTATAAAAGCTGCCGCACTGCCTGCTGTTTTATATTTCTTAGGGGTTCTATTGGCCGTAAGATTTGAAGCTTATCGAACCAACCTGGTCTCAGACCATGAAAGTGAAAAGATGACTAAGATTATATTTCAGCAGGGTTACCTCTTTATCCCGGTTATCGTCATCATCTATTTTATTATTGAAGGGCATTCGCCCATGAAAGCTTGCTGGTATGGAATCATCACAACGCTTTTGGTAAGTTCTTTTAAGAAAAAAACCAGGCTGAACTACAAGAAAATTCTTAAGGCCTTGGAAGAAGGAGCAAAAAACGTTGTGGGTATCGCCAGCGCATGTGCCTGTGCCGGAATCGTTTTAGGCGTAATGAACATGACCGGGCTCGGCATCAAGGTTACAACGCTCATTGTCGAGTTGTCCGGAGGGTATTTACCTTACGCGCTCTTACTTTCCATGCTCAGCAGTTTAATTCTGGGTCTTGAATTACCCACGGCCGTTGCCTATGTTATCGCTGCCGCTGCAGCGGCGCCGGCTCTTATAGCCCTTGGCGTTCCACCGCTTGTGGCGCATATGTTTATATTTTATTTTTCCATCCTCGGGACCATTACACCGCCGGTTTGTTTATCCGTGTATGTGGCCGCGGGTATTGCAGAGGCGCATTGGTTGAAAACAGCCGGTGTGGCAATAAAGCTGGCGCTTCCTGCCTGGATTCTTCCTTATATGTTCGTTTACAACAATGCGCTTCTGGGAATGGCAACTCCTCTAAAAGTTGTTTATTCTTTCGTGACCGGACTGATTGGGATGTTTTTTCTGGCCGCTGGAGTCATCGGATACTTTTTTAAGGCATGCGGCTTCGTTGAACGTCTATTGCTTGCACTTGCCGGGTTGGTGTTGATTATTCCGGAGGTATATACCGACATTATCGGTTTTGCGCTTGGGATAGCACTCATTTTATACCAAAAGTATTGGGATCGTATAAAAAATTACAACAAAAACAGCAGTCAATCTAAGGAGGTTAGAAGATGAAGAAGCGTCAGATGCGGATTCTTTGCCCCAACGGACATATGGGGTTTGCGCCGACCAAGGAGGAAAGCTTCTGGATCGGCGCGGAAACAAAACCGGATTATTACTGCTGCGATTCCGGCAGCGATGATATCGGTCCGAACCCGCTGGGCAGCGATATCTGCGTGAGCCCCTATGAGTGGCAAAAACATGATCTGGAGCTTATGCTCCTTGCGGCGCGTAAACAGGGGGTGCCCATGATGGTGGGTTCGGCCGGCGATACGGGAACCAACAGCCGGGTCGACCGGTACGTACAGATGATCCGGGATCTGGCAAAAAAGCACCGCCTGGCGCCTTTTAAGCTGGTCAGCTTCTATTCGGAGCTGGAAAAATCGTATGTACAGCACAAGATGCAAGAAGGCTCCGTGGTGGCGGGATTGGAAGGCCGCCCGGATCTGACCCTGGAAGCGCTTGAAAAAACCGACCGGATTGTGGCCATGGCCGGCGTGCATCCCTTTGTCCGGGCACTGGAGATGGGCGCCGACGTGGTGATCGGCGGCAGAAGCAGCGATGCCGCTATTTTTGCCGCAGCAGCGATATTCGAGGGGATTCCCGAAAACCATGCCTATTATGTCGGCAAGGTCCTGGAATGCGCCTCGTTCTGCGCAGAACCGTACATGGCCAAGGAAACCGTAATCGGAACCGTTACCCGCGACGACGTAAAGGTTACGGCCATGCACCCGAAGCAGCGCTGCACCATCGCCTCGGTGGCCGGTCATGCCATGTACGAACGATCGAATGCCTATTTCGAGTATTTTGCGGGCGGCACCCTCGATATGACCCACTGCCGCTACGAGCAGGTGGATGAAAAGACCACCCGAATCACCGGCCAGGTCTTTCTTCCCACCGAGGGAAAAATCAAGGTAAAGCTTGAGGGGTCGGGAAAAGTCGGCGAGCGATTCATCGGCATTGTCGGTATTCGCGATCCCTACACCATTGCCAATATCGACAAGGTCATCGACTGGGCGCGCAGCCAGGTGGACGAACGGTTTGCCGGTCAGACCTACCAGCTCTTCTATCACATCTACGGTAAAAACGGCGTCATGGGTGCGCTGGAGCCGGTAAAGGAGATCCGGTCCCACGAACTCTGCGTTGTCACAGAAGGCATCGCTCCATCGAAAGAGATGGCCGAGGAGGTGGCGCTGATCGGTTCCCGGCAGATTTTTTATGCCCGGCTGCCGGAGGTGAAAGGGACCGCCGGCACGGCCGCATTTCTCGTCGACGGCGTTCTGCCGGCGCCGCCGGCCTATATGTGGACCATGAACCATGTACTGCCGGTGGATGATCCGCTGGAATTTATCCGGTTCAATGAATTTACGATCCAATCATGAGAGGTGCGTTGATGAAAACAAAAAAGCTGGTGGAACTTGCCAAAACGATCCGGAGCAAGAATGCGGGCACGGACCGGATTACCTTTGATATTATTTTTCGGGAAAAGGAAAATTACGAACTGGTGAAAAAGAGCCGGGCGTTGAGTAAAAAAACGATGGCAAAGCTATTCAGCATCCCGGAGGACCGTATCAGCGATTTTCTTGAATTCGATCCGGCCTATGCGATCAAGTTCACCATCCGGCGCGAACAGCCCAGCGGCAGCCCGGGTGATGCGGACATCTTCGGCTGCCAGCAGTACCCGCCGCTGCTGGATGTTGAAATACCGCTGCCGGCACAATGAAACAACAGGCTTTGGCGGCAGATAAATTCATGA is a window encoding:
- a CDS encoding GntR family transcriptional regulator, producing MEKINGSVPLYKQLKKSLYDQIETGLFKPGQLIPSERSLCQQYSMSRITVRRCIEEMTNEGMLYRKHGKGTFVAPSKIKQGLARIVNFSRTVLELGLKPSTAILSMESIAADAHVSKVFNLPIATLFQKLALLGKGDEDPLVLYESFFHPKIGRKMIGEAIGRGKKGIPFSTYDLYGEPTGIFPATVNQTFEATAADDRLSQVLNLEKGAPVLLITSIFLNGNQEPLEFRKATYRADRYKFHILREFSA
- a CDS encoding TRAP transporter large permease subunit, translating into MFGYIFIAPYLGGVWQMRGLSWRFLFNSIYYSPLGIYGSVTGMSATFIAMFVVFGALLSVSILSPALLKLGVDVVAAHLFFIYWGVLGAITPPTCEAAVVAAGISKGDWMKTGLEAMKLGAVAFCVPYFMVIHPALAARGAPGDIVFAAVTGFIGALTMAYGLFGWKDSDFNIPLRGLFFIGGALLLFPGFTLSLSGFGLTVVALVLNKLITPRALVSA
- a CDS encoding DUF4392 domain-containing protein, translating into MGENERLTKIGDALDRLITVDVKARGSIPILYNFAREKFNEPLTMLAAKRLKERVTKRSVVLIATGWPDRPWINPAIAELDGPPGAAALARGLHIGLNAVPIVLIEQQLTEAMKACLTGAGFRIMEAPEAVAAISSPSPIHGCAVLPFPVDRQKAQERAFELIETFSPTAVIAIEKGGMNEKGVIHNSRGVDTTADMAKVDMLMEAAAAKNILTIGIGDGGNEIGMGTIGEVIRKHIPYGAKCQCPCGGGLAPATVTDAVVPATVSNWGAYGILAALAVLSKSSAILHDPRVEARILRMGADAGLIDGMTGFCIPGADGMEDGMHMAMITLLSGVVEAAISPGYLSR
- a CDS encoding TAXI family TRAP transporter solute-binding subunit, with the translated sequence MRKKKFLLWLTGAILASMMVAGTAINAFSFKEEDLVVMSSVVGGVGFQYSTGVAKVIKKVAPDIRLTMESTSGYIDNAKRMFVGYGHMGLVAHDTARMAHAKKGVFAGKGTPLYVIAPIHQLQWHIIVNADSPIKTIWDLKDKRVNLQPKGSSAEKTGTSIFSELNIPITPSYHRHSEAAQALKTGMIDAHFLGGSTPVFMEYSMSTPIRVIEFSDADVKKIKEKLPHLSPSRFPSGAYYKGTPDSVQNIATWALMMCRADVSDDLVYAIAKGIHEHKKLIVEAAKGAEVIDLKNIGYVTVPVHKGAIKYYKEKGAEIPAAAMP
- a CDS encoding TRAP transporter permease, whose translation is MQPRKLFFFIRQEHITYYLRVIALITAIFHLYTAATLPFDVFVQRGVHLSFVLAMVFFLKPLNKNHPSEIDFFIVLLAWLCCGYFILNWEAIREQSGIPLGIQSLIGLVTVVLILEATRRSTGWALPILVFCFLFYAKFGNIFPRSWGFPGLSFDRIFGYLYLTSDGIWSLPLGVSSTVLVLFMIFGSILNSAGVGNFFTDFSFALAGRLAGGPAQVAVISSALLGTVTGSSTANVATTGSFTIPLMKSKGYQPHFAAGVEAVASTGAQIMPPIMGAGAFIMADMLNIPYSNIIKAAALPAVLYFLGVLLAVRFEAYRTNLVSDHESEKMTKIIFQQGYLFIPVIVIIYFIIEGHSPMKACWYGIITTLLVSSFKKKTRLNYKKILKALEEGAKNVVGIASACACAGIVLGVMNMTGLGIKVTTLIVELSGGYLPYALLLSMLSSLILGLELPTAVAYVIAAAAAAPALIALGVPPLVAHMFIFYFSILGTITPPVCLSVYVAAGIAEAHWLKTAGVAIKLALPAWILPYMFVYNNALLGMATPLKVVYSFVTGLIGMFFLAAGVIGYFFKACGFVERLLLALAGLVLIIPEVYTDIIGFALGIALILYQKYWDRIKNYNKNSSQSKEVRR
- a CDS encoding acyclic terpene utilization AtuA family protein, which gives rise to MKKRQMRILCPNGHMGFAPTKEESFWIGAETKPDYYCCDSGSDDIGPNPLGSDICVSPYEWQKHDLELMLLAARKQGVPMMVGSAGDTGTNSRVDRYVQMIRDLAKKHRLAPFKLVSFYSELEKSYVQHKMQEGSVVAGLEGRPDLTLEALEKTDRIVAMAGVHPFVRALEMGADVVIGGRSSDAAIFAAAAIFEGIPENHAYYVGKVLECASFCAEPYMAKETVIGTVTRDDVKVTAMHPKQRCTIASVAGHAMYERSNAYFEYFAGGTLDMTHCRYEQVDEKTTRITGQVFLPTEGKIKVKLEGSGKVGERFIGIVGIRDPYTIANIDKVIDWARSQVDERFAGQTYQLFYHIYGKNGVMGALEPVKEIRSHELCVVTEGIAPSKEMAEEVALIGSRQIFYARLPEVKGTAGTAAFLVDGVLPAPPAYMWTMNHVLPVDDPLEFIRFNEFTIQS
- a CDS encoding DUF4387 domain-containing protein produces the protein MKTKKLVELAKTIRSKNAGTDRITFDIIFREKENYELVKKSRALSKKTMAKLFSIPEDRISDFLEFDPAYAIKFTIRREQPSGSPGDADIFGCQQYPPLLDVEIPLPAQ